The following are from one region of the Candidatus Obscuribacterales bacterium genome:
- a CDS encoding hemolysin family protein produces MVSTSAWILFIVLLVLANGLLSLAEMSIVSSRKARLQGLIKKGNMGAKVALELSNSPNQFLSTIQAGVTGVGILSGAFGGATIAQNLSDILALIPPIKPYADAIGMTVVVVLITYFTLILGELVPKRLALADPERIGSALAPAMKRLAHLAGPVVRLLTVSTDFVFALLPIKIQKEPAVTEQELEVMIDEGKQVGILQTMEYKMLSGIFDLNEKKVSAVMTPMTKIVWLKATDSPKVLMESVIANPHSRFPVGESSLENVIGIVSSKELLVRWTIDKTFDLKALMTQPLILPSSQSVMDVLKSFKKAGTDVALVMDEYGALEGMVTITDVVRAIMGETHVGDEKPRWQIVDRKDGTCLVDGLTPTDEFMRFFKVAEMASEKADFETLAGLIVHQLDHIPQVAEKVTWNGLCLEVVDMDGYRIDKVMVCKSTELS; encoded by the coding sequence ATGGTTTCCACAAGCGCATGGATTTTGTTTATCGTGCTGTTAGTCTTGGCTAACGGCTTACTTTCCTTGGCTGAGATGTCCATTGTTTCTTCGCGTAAAGCCCGCCTGCAGGGTTTGATTAAGAAAGGCAACATGGGCGCCAAGGTAGCTTTAGAGTTGTCGAATTCACCCAATCAGTTTTTATCTACCATTCAGGCTGGTGTGACAGGAGTTGGGATATTATCCGGTGCCTTCGGGGGAGCAACAATTGCCCAGAATCTATCCGATATTCTTGCCTTAATTCCACCGATAAAACCATATGCTGATGCCATCGGCATGACTGTGGTTGTTGTCTTAATCACCTATTTTACGCTCATCCTGGGTGAGCTTGTACCGAAAAGACTTGCCCTGGCTGACCCGGAGCGAATCGGCAGTGCGCTTGCCCCGGCAATGAAGAGACTTGCTCATTTAGCAGGACCTGTCGTTAGGTTATTGACCGTTTCCACAGATTTTGTCTTTGCACTATTACCGATCAAAATACAAAAAGAGCCGGCTGTCACCGAACAAGAACTGGAAGTAATGATTGATGAGGGCAAACAAGTCGGCATATTACAGACGATGGAATACAAAATGCTGTCCGGAATTTTCGATCTCAACGAGAAGAAGGTCAGCGCCGTCATGACTCCAATGACAAAAATTGTTTGGCTGAAAGCAACTGATAGTCCGAAGGTCTTGATGGAATCAGTGATTGCCAATCCGCATTCTCGATTTCCTGTAGGTGAAAGTTCGTTGGAAAATGTAATCGGCATAGTTAGTTCAAAGGAATTATTAGTTCGTTGGACTATCGATAAGACGTTTGACTTGAAGGCTTTGATGACGCAGCCTTTAATTCTTCCAAGCTCTCAATCGGTTATGGATGTCCTTAAGTCTTTCAAAAAAGCCGGCACTGATGTGGCTTTAGTCATGGATGAATATGGCGCTCTTGAAGGAATGGTTACGATTACCGATGTCGTCAGAGCAATCATGGGCGAGACGCATGTTGGTGATGAAAAGCCGCGTTGGCAAATTGTTGATCGCAAGGATGGCACCTGTCTTGTCGATGGGTTGACTCCGACAGACGAATTTATGCGCTTTTTCAAAGTTGCCGAAATGGCCTCGGAAAAAGCAGATTTTGAAACATTGGCTGGACTTATAGTCCATCAGCTTGATCACATTCCTCAAGTTGCTGAAAAGGTCACTTGGAATGGGCTTTGTTTGGAAGTCGTTGACATGGATGGCTATAGAATTGATAAAGTTATGGTCTGTAAGTCAACGGAACTGTCATGA
- the rsmI gene encoding 16S rRNA (cytidine(1402)-2'-O)-methyltransferase has protein sequence MSGRLFIIATPVGNLGDLTERAKQALASADLILVEDTRVTIKLINHLGLKKKLTSCHEYNEASRAKLMAEMASRDASVAVVSDAGTPLVSDPGYQIVQAAIECGMQVVPIPGPSAFLLALIGSALPCDRFVFEGFLPDRQKTRRKKLESMKDERRTLIFYVAPHDLVNALELVHSIMGDRQACLARELTKLHEEFIRGTMSEIISQVNERGVKGEYVLVIAGAEAPPEIELTEEELLSEIAERLKSGRGLKEVSQELAQELNRRRSDIYKLGLKCRDSDTEND, from the coding sequence TTGTCAGGAAGATTGTTCATTATCGCTACACCTGTTGGTAATCTCGGTGACCTTACCGAGCGGGCCAAACAGGCTCTTGCATCAGCAGATCTAATCCTGGTTGAAGACACACGCGTCACCATCAAGCTCATTAACCACCTTGGCTTAAAGAAGAAGCTGACCAGCTGCCACGAATACAACGAAGCCAGCCGGGCAAAACTAATGGCCGAAATGGCATCCAGAGACGCCAGTGTCGCTGTAGTTTCGGATGCCGGTACGCCACTTGTCTCTGACCCCGGCTATCAAATAGTGCAGGCGGCAATTGAATGTGGAATGCAGGTTGTTCCCATTCCAGGTCCAAGCGCCTTTTTGTTGGCGCTAATTGGCAGTGCGTTGCCTTGCGACCGATTTGTATTTGAGGGCTTTTTGCCGGATAGACAAAAGACTAGACGCAAGAAGCTGGAGAGCATGAAGGATGAAAGGCGCACGCTAATTTTTTACGTAGCGCCGCATGATCTTGTTAACGCTCTTGAGCTGGTTCATTCGATTATGGGAGATAGACAAGCATGTCTTGCTAGAGAGCTGACCAAGCTCCACGAAGAATTCATTCGCGGCACAATGTCTGAGATTATTAGCCAGGTAAATGAGCGTGGCGTCAAAGGCGAGTATGTGCTGGTAATTGCCGGTGCCGAGGCTCCGCCCGAAATTGAACTTACAGAAGAAGAGTTGTTGTCCGAAATTGCCGAACGTCTAAAGTCAGGGCGAGGGTTGAAGGAAGTTTCCCAAGAACTGGCTCAGGAATTGAATAGAAGGCGATCCGATATCTATAAGCTCGGACTTAAATGCCGAGATTCAGATACAGAGAATGATTAA
- a CDS encoding alpha/beta hydrolase, whose translation METALLLALLYLVLSPKIAQSFYNCMLFYPDKEQEDLYSVTQVAGITIENQTFNSQSGMELHGWLLKNPNSERLILVSHGNAGNISHRAWLAKLLIESGSSVFLYDYQGYGRSKGSPSIVGITQDGLAAFDFVADKLGYKPENIVIFGESLGSGVACHIASARPSRGLILQSPFSSLRHIACEKLPWLRLYPNPLMVTPDLDNLTVLKSYKQPVLIIHGKLDKTVPHDHGERLFQIAGESKKFISLPSASHNDVYDVDPPTYTETIKTFLSGL comes from the coding sequence GTGGAAACAGCCTTACTTCTAGCTTTGCTCTATTTGGTTTTATCGCCAAAAATTGCGCAGTCTTTTTACAACTGCATGCTCTTCTACCCTGACAAAGAGCAAGAAGATCTCTACAGCGTCACACAGGTTGCCGGTATCACTATTGAAAATCAAACATTCAATTCCCAAAGCGGTATGGAACTGCATGGCTGGCTATTGAAAAATCCGAATTCAGAAAGGCTTATTCTCGTCAGTCACGGAAATGCCGGCAACATCAGTCATCGTGCATGGCTTGCGAAGTTGCTTATTGAATCTGGCAGTTCGGTTTTCCTGTATGACTATCAAGGTTATGGTCGAAGTAAAGGCAGTCCATCAATTGTTGGTATCACTCAAGATGGACTGGCTGCCTTTGATTTCGTTGCCGACAAATTAGGTTACAAGCCGGAAAACATCGTTATATTCGGCGAATCGTTAGGTTCAGGAGTTGCCTGCCATATCGCATCGGCAAGACCTAGCAGAGGACTCATACTGCAGTCACCCTTCAGCTCTCTCCGGCATATTGCCTGTGAAAAGTTGCCTTGGCTGAGACTTTATCCAAACCCTTTAATGGTTACTCCCGATCTGGATAACTTGACTGTACTCAAAAGCTATAAACAACCTGTTTTGATAATTCACGGCAAACTAGACAAAACAGTCCCTCACGACCATGGTGAGCGCCTCTTTCAAATTGCCGGGGAAAGCAAAAAATTCATTAGTCTGCCGTCAGCCAGTCACAATGATGTTTACGACGTAGATCCACCAACCTACACTGAAACAATCAAAACTTTTCTAAGCGGACTCTAG
- a CDS encoding TonB C-terminal domain-containing protein, translating into MFALLSANYFRFAVSLTLAITCAASFEQPSCALLPGRAKDKTTPPAKPQPKPTAKSAFDVPGPIRDKWAIVIGIGSFHDQTIEPLRCAVKNATDLAGILKDPSCGHFAPDHVSVLKELKTTKYGIENVLSSTWLGTKALPNDMVVLYVCTRTVPSKEGDDIILLCADSEASDAAETGIPLKAMLTDLRRRLQSRNILCVLDTSPASESAYNPEIPMQPSIEEICKETGVSILSANLPELPSYESTLTPNSFFCSFFSLGLQVANGLTPVITLGEYVKQGVSELVDVQIGKKETPILALAEYTTLGGTPIGTVVKSSTPKSIKFGHPIDQLAMKRPDLASRQRHPEDAQDSDDDEDEDAKPKAPLDFGTYMSKMKQQIQAKWQPPKGMENRKIAVIFTIKRDGSIIEPQIVESSGEPKADAAAMEALTAASPLEPLPLGAPKSVQIRYQFTWRISRSDDSAK; encoded by the coding sequence ATGTTCGCGCTCTTATCAGCCAACTATTTTCGTTTTGCCGTCAGTCTTACCCTGGCTATAACCTGTGCTGCCTCCTTTGAGCAGCCATCGTGCGCACTTTTGCCGGGCAGAGCAAAGGACAAGACTACTCCGCCGGCAAAACCACAACCCAAGCCGACAGCCAAAAGCGCATTTGATGTGCCTGGACCAATACGGGACAAATGGGCAATTGTTATAGGAATAGGGTCATTTCATGATCAAACAATTGAACCTCTGCGCTGCGCCGTCAAAAACGCCACCGATCTTGCAGGTATTTTGAAAGATCCAAGTTGTGGTCACTTTGCTCCAGATCACGTGAGTGTTCTTAAGGAACTGAAGACAACAAAATACGGTATTGAAAACGTGCTGAGTTCAACATGGCTTGGCACAAAAGCATTGCCCAACGACATGGTCGTACTTTACGTCTGCACGCGAACTGTCCCTTCCAAAGAAGGCGACGACATAATTTTGTTGTGCGCGGACAGCGAAGCAAGCGATGCGGCCGAAACAGGCATTCCATTGAAAGCAATGCTTACAGATTTACGGCGTCGCCTGCAGTCACGCAATATTCTCTGTGTACTGGATACATCGCCCGCATCCGAAAGCGCATACAACCCGGAAATTCCGATGCAGCCAAGCATTGAGGAAATCTGCAAGGAGACTGGTGTCTCAATTCTTTCGGCCAATTTACCTGAATTACCGAGTTACGAAAGCACACTCACTCCCAATAGTTTTTTCTGTAGCTTTTTCAGTCTTGGTCTGCAAGTAGCAAATGGATTGACTCCAGTCATCACGCTTGGCGAGTATGTCAAACAAGGCGTTTCAGAGCTTGTCGACGTACAGATAGGCAAGAAAGAAACCCCTATTTTGGCCCTTGCCGAATACACCACCCTTGGTGGCACTCCCATTGGAACGGTTGTTAAAAGCTCCACACCAAAGAGCATTAAGTTTGGTCATCCAATTGACCAATTAGCAATGAAACGACCTGATTTAGCCAGTCGCCAACGGCACCCTGAAGATGCTCAAGACTCAGATGATGACGAAGATGAAGATGCAAAGCCAAAGGCACCATTAGATTTTGGCACTTACATGTCCAAAATGAAGCAACAGATTCAAGCAAAATGGCAGCCGCCCAAGGGCATGGAAAATAGAAAAATTGCTGTCATATTCACCATCAAACGAGATGGCTCAATTATCGAACCACAAATCGTTGAATCTAGCGGTGAGCCGAAAGCCGATGCTGCGGCTATGGAAGCATTAACCGCGGCATCGCCTCTTGAGCCACTTCCTTTAGGCGCCCCTAAATCAGTGCAAATCCGCTACCAGTTTACCTGGCGCATCTCACGGTCAGACGATTCTGCCAAGTAG